A segment of the Solanum lycopersicum chromosome 9, SLM_r2.1 genome:
AATGGAGTAAACTTCAATTATTTGAATTGCATCCATTTTAttccaaaatttgaagaaacgtcaatttttattttttgcttgatTACACAAGAAACTTAAATCTTTATGTAGACGCTTATCGGAAAAATGTGCTTTTGCATTAGAGATAGAATTTGGTACTTGATTGAGGAATAGAAGCATACTAGGTTCACTATGCAAAATGTACATTTTGGCCACTATAAATAAGACTGATATCCGCAATAAGATTCTGTCCCTACTGCTTGGAGCCAGGCATTGTGAGGCTTTCAACTTTGCACTCTTTTCATAAATTTGTATGTTGGATCCAACTCTCCCTTGCTCTCCATTGCGTCTACAGgactagaaagaaaaacaacaaaccTAGTGAAATTGCGCAGGTGGGGTTTGGGGAGGGTAAAGTGTACGTAGACCTTACCCTACTTTGAGAAGATATAGAGTGTTCTTCATAGACCCTTGGCTCAAAGAACAATAAGAAAGAGGCAATAACAAGTCAAgcagaaacaacaaaaaaataataagtaactGAGcctaaaaaatatagaaatagaaatcgaaaatatgatgaaaaataacaGTAATACTAATcgtgttgctcggactcttcaaaaatgttaaCGGGTGTGTCTCCGATTCTTCAAAAGTAGTGTTTTTTTCTGGAGAAGCCAACATGAGTGTGGCATTAGAAGTCAAGAGTCCGCTTAACTTAGAATACTAATGCATAgagaaagtgaaagaaaaatgtCCAACTACCGCCTAAACCTCTCCACGATTCTCAACCTCCAAACCTTCCTATCAAGGGTCATGTTCTCAGAGCTAAAGTTGCATCATCTCCTGCCTAATCACCTCACCCCATTACTTCTTGGGTCTACCTCTACCTGTCCTCAACTGCACTATGGTCAACCTCTCACATATCCTAACAAAGGCATCTACACATCTCCACTTCACATGTTCGAACCATCTCAGTCTTAGTCTCCGCATCTTGTCCTTCATGAGAGCCACTTACACCATGTCTCGAATATCCTCATTCCTAATCTTATCTCTCCTGGTATCACAACCCCCTGAACATCCTCATCTTATGGACATGTGAGTTTTTAATTGGTCACTCTTCGACCCATATAACAGAGGCAGGCTAACCACCATCCTATAGAACTTACCTCAAGTCTGGGTGGCACATTCTTATCACACTGAATAAAAGATGTGAGCCGCCATTTCATTCCCTGCCCCAATATGGCGTGTGACATCCTCGTCAATCTCCTCTATTACCTTGGATTACTGTCCCTAAGTACTTGAAATTTCTTCTCTTAGGGATGACCTGTGTGCCTGCCGTGCCAAGCTTCACATCCACATTTTATGAGTCACTTAACTGAACTTGCAATCCCAGTCTTGCTCAACGTCTGAATAAAACCTTGCATTAACTCCTTACTCGATAACTATCAATTGGTAAGAATGTCTTAAAGTTTGGGTTGGTAGATTTGACTAATCTTGGATGAATTGTCACCTTGATTTGTAGAAGTTAGCGACTTTGACCGAGGATATGCGATTAATGAGAAAATTTCAGTCTTGGAGTTGACAATTCAACACTATTGGCTAGGCTTTTAACTAATTACTTTCTCAGTCCAGATAAACTGACTCAATAACTATCAATTactaagaatatttttgaagttCGGTTTGGTAGATTTAAAGTCAATCTTGAGTGATTCGTCAGATTGATATGTAAAACTTAGTGCTTTGGCTTAGATATGCAATCACGGAAAAAACCTGTCTTGGGTTGACTCCATGTACAATCATCTTGGGCAACTTATGATTACTATAAGGATGGGAAGCATTCACTATATTTACATTGGAGAGAACTTCACAATCTTTCTCCACAGCCACATGTTCAGTTATTGCTTGCTAAGATACATGTGTCtttttgtctatatatatattccttgGACTGATATCACTGTTTAAAGTTCTGTGACTCTTCTTCTCCCATAAATTTCTTTCATGCTATGGAGAAATTGTCTATGCTAGGCTAAAGCCAAGTTTTAGGGAAATTACATGTAAAGTGACTTGAGGATGTGTTATTATGTTTTGCTTTCTGGAAGGAAATGAATAGTAACCATgtgaatttttctttcaacaCTGTTACAAACAGGTGTTAGGGCTTCTATTTAATGAGTTCACAGTTTCTTTGTACTTTATTACACCTCTTTTTCTGTGTGTTCTTTAGACGGGTATTTCTTGAATGGCTTTGTGTGAAAAAAATCGGGTTTgttttgcatttatttttttatcttatctATCAAGCATTTCTTGAGCTGagggtctatcggaaacaacctTTCTACCCTTCCTAGACCCCCCTGTGTGGGATTATACTGGGTATATTgttacttatttttcaaaaatgaaaaagtaagtTAATCACTGTCTAGCTAATACCTTTTGAAATCTTTGGCATTTCATAGGAATTGTTGATGTTTGAGTCCTTTCCTCTCTACTGTATAACATATAACAGAAATAATGAAAGAGGAGGTCAGCCATGTCAACTTGGGAATCTGAAATTATGATGGGGGATTTTCCCCTCTAGATCTCTACAGGTCCACATCAATATCATCTTTTTCTTCCCAGGACTATGTTTGGTTCTTATGAAGTAATGTAATAACTGGTGGTAGTTGATAAAAGTTGTGAATGTTGATACTCCAGAAGGAGACTAGGAGAGTACGTTGTCATATTTACCGTTCACTTGCTCAGATGTAGATCTACAGTAATCGCTAACATTTTCACTGTGAACCTGCCAAAACTTGAATGTGTGTGTCTTTCCAATATCATATACAAACTTACACCTGCGTGCATGTAACTTAATCCTCTAGCCCAGCTGCACTAAAATTCAAAAGACGTTAAAAAACAATACTCAAGGCACTTTAACTCTAATGCTTTGCACACATGCGAAGAGAAGGATAATAGCAGAATGGTGCAGCAGTTTCCCCATATGGATCCCTCGCCTTTTGCTTGcttaaaattttacatttttgctGGCTTTGGCATTTTGGACCTTTCTTACGCAAGTGAAATTTTGGCAGGTTATTGCAAATTTCAGTGCTTCATGGTGTGGTCCATGTAGAATGATCTCTCCATTCTACTGTGAGCTGTCTGAGAAATATCTTTCTCTGATGTTTCTAACAGTCGATGTTGATGAGCTTACGGTAAGTAGCAAAAATTTCAGTGTCCAATCTTATACCCTTCTGCCTCCCAACTATCTAActctttttaaaaacaattatttctACCCTTTTAAGACTGGCTATTTTGGGAGATAAATGAACAAGATTTGAATGTGTTATACAATGCAAACATTCGCATGATAAGAGTATTTGTTGGATTGTTTTGCTATAGTAATGTGAAAGTTGACAGCTCATTTTCGTTGTTTGTTTGGTTCAGGAATTTAGTTCATCCTGGGATATCAAAGCAACTCCAACCTTCTTTTTTCTCAAGGATGGGGAGCAGATTGACAAACTCGTAGGAGCCAATAAACCAGAGCTACAGAAGAAGATAACCACAGTTGCAGACAGACATGTAGCATGTGAGCCGCAGCCGCAGCCACAGTAATTGCAATTGGAGGTGTGAATTGTGTTTAATATCCCTGCTTTCCAGTTTTTGTCAAGAAATTCAGGTCTCCAGTAGGTGTGTCCTTCCAATCTTTGCACTGCTGCCAATATGTTGTACAGTTGTTGTACAATGAGCCACTACATCTTGTGTGTGTATGCATGTATGTTAAAGAACTGAAAGCAGTTCGAATATTCAActaaaaaacatgaaaagaatGATGTGATTGGAATAAGTTGAGGCTTGTTTATTTGAATCATTCTGATCTTGAAAGAAGCATGAAGCTGTATGTATGCAAACAAGTTTGTGTCATAATGTGATCCGCTGGTATACTTTTGTAAaggaaatttcaaatttattcttgggatatttttcaaatatatatgataaagtAATTACTTTACAATATTGTAGTCATGGTTTTATTGACAGAAAAATAGTCAAAAGTTATAAGAAGTATATATTGACTAAAGGTCTAACCCATCAGTAGTCCTCTGAAGTTGACACAAACTATCATTTAGACTTTTTAACTAAACTTTGTTCATTTAAGACACCTTATATCGTGTCTCGTTGTATCATTTTGACCTTTTTGTTGACATGGTACGTGTGCTACATCAATTTTAAGCGCGTCAGAGACTCTTTGTAAATTTTCCGactttttttgtaaatattttcttcttcttcctccttgCTTTCTCCCTTCCATCTTCTTCACCTTCTACCATCTTCCATCACCAcacatttctttaaaaaaatttatactatactTTATTGGGTTATACTCTTTGattctttcatcttcttttgaaaaatgaatttgcatcttgattcatattcaaaatttcaagggaaccaaaaaaatcaacttCTTTCAAATGATTAAAACTAATTTACATTCTTATCTccattgaaattataaaattagattGATTTCAAGGAATAAAGAACAACCTCCagcaaaataaaaa
Coding sequences within it:
- the LOC101259660 gene encoding thioredoxin H9 encodes the protein MGISDTVRSLFPCIKSHSTSDGDDSTHNVEFAGGNVSLITTKESWDQKLAEAKKEGKIVIANFSASWCGPCRMISPFYCELSEKYLSLMFLTVDVDELTEFSSSWDIKATPTFFFLKDGEQIDKLVGANKPELQKKITTVADRHVACEPQPQPQ